The Marinobacter sp. ANT_B65 genome has a segment encoding these proteins:
- the sodB gene encoding superoxide dismutase [Fe], producing MAFELPALPYEKNALEPHISAETLEYHYGKHHNTYVTKLNGLVEGTDNANKSLEEIIKSASGPVFNNAAQVWNHTFYWHCLSPNGGGEPTGAAKEAIEKAFGSVEEFKKEFSDKAANNFGSGWTWLVKKADGSVAIVNTSNAETPLTGADKPVLTVDVWEHAYYIDYRNSRPNYLEAFWKLVNWDFVNENLA from the coding sequence ATGGCATTTGAACTTCCGGCACTACCTTACGAAAAGAACGCACTCGAACCGCATATCTCTGCTGAAACCCTCGAATACCATTACGGCAAGCACCACAACACCTACGTAACCAAGCTTAACGGCCTGGTTGAAGGTACTGACAACGCCAACAAGTCGCTTGAAGAAATCATCAAAAGCGCCAGCGGCCCGGTATTCAACAACGCAGCCCAGGTATGGAACCATACTTTTTACTGGCACTGCCTGAGCCCGAACGGCGGTGGCGAGCCCACTGGTGCGGCCAAGGAAGCCATTGAGAAAGCCTTTGGTTCAGTTGAAGAGTTCAAGAAAGAATTCAGCGACAAAGCCGCCAATAACTTCGGTTCCGGCTGGACCTGGCTCGTCAAGAAAGCCGATGGCAGCGTTGCCATTGTCAACACCAGCAATGCGGAAACTCCGCTGACCGGTGCAGACAAGCCAGTGCTGACTGTTGATGTGTGGGAACACGCCTACTACATCGACTACCGCAACTCCCGCCCGAACTACCTCGAAGCTTTCTGGAAGCTGGTCAACTGGGATTTCGTAAACGAAAACCTGGCCTGA
- the purE gene encoding 5-(carboxyamino)imidazole ribonucleotide mutase, whose translation MQPLVGLIMGSKSDWPTMENAANMLDKLGVAYETRVVSAHRTPDLLFDYAKTASDRGLKVIIAGAGGAAHLPGMVASQTSLPVLGVPVQSKALSGLDSLLSIVQMPGGIAVGTLAIGNAGATNAGLLAAQIIGTSDESVRKAVDEFRATQTQTILDNPDPKEQ comes from the coding sequence ATGCAGCCGCTAGTAGGTCTTATCATGGGCTCCAAATCCGACTGGCCCACCATGGAAAACGCCGCCAATATGCTGGACAAACTCGGCGTCGCCTATGAAACCAGAGTTGTCTCGGCCCACCGCACGCCGGATCTGCTTTTCGACTATGCGAAAACTGCCTCCGACCGCGGTCTGAAAGTCATAATCGCAGGCGCTGGTGGCGCCGCCCATCTACCCGGCATGGTCGCATCCCAGACCTCCTTGCCGGTACTGGGCGTTCCTGTGCAATCAAAAGCACTCAGCGGCCTAGATTCGCTGCTGTCCATCGTACAAATGCCAGGAGGCATAGCTGTAGGCACACTGGCGATCGGCAATGCTGGCGCCACCAACGCAGGCCTCCTCGCAGCACAGATAATCGGCACTTCTGATGAAAGTGTTCGCAAAGCCGTTGATGAATTCAGGGCAACGCAGACCCAAACGATTCTGGACAACCCGGATCCGAAAGAGCAGTGA
- a CDS encoding 5-(carboxyamino)imidazole ribonucleotide synthase: protein MRIGVLGAGQLGRMLALAGYPLAKTFVFYDMSGSPSAGLGEVIIDREGKYLDDFLSRVDRVTYEFEHLPVEVAEKLAKEKPVHPCPRALQVCQNREAEKTLFGELGIPTPQWKIADSAESLRAAAESLGCPVVAKSNTEGYDGKGQAVLKSPEDAEAAWESIGHSRLMVEKFVEFKREVSIIAVRAEDGQLAFYPISENVHHEGILRYAIAPAPRLEKHVQEDAERYIKALLNELDYVGVLTLELFDTPTGLVANEMAPRVHNSGHWTIEGAMTSQFENHIRAVSGHALGNVAPRGLSCMINIIGEHGDIERLLELPYAHVHLYSKAERPGRKLGHVNVLADSYEEMVWRVRNCVQFLPGSPEFNSTLTPKS, encoded by the coding sequence ATGAGAATTGGCGTACTAGGCGCTGGCCAACTGGGAAGAATGCTTGCCCTCGCCGGATATCCGCTGGCCAAAACCTTTGTTTTCTATGACATGTCAGGCAGCCCCAGCGCGGGGTTGGGTGAAGTTATTATTGATCGTGAAGGCAAATACCTGGACGACTTTCTGTCCCGGGTAGATCGGGTCACCTACGAGTTCGAACACCTGCCAGTGGAAGTTGCAGAAAAACTCGCAAAAGAAAAACCGGTTCACCCCTGCCCCCGCGCCCTGCAGGTCTGCCAGAACCGTGAAGCCGAAAAAACACTGTTCGGTGAGCTGGGCATCCCTACACCACAATGGAAAATTGCCGACAGTGCCGAATCCCTCAGAGCCGCGGCAGAAAGCCTGGGCTGCCCGGTAGTTGCCAAATCCAATACCGAAGGCTACGACGGCAAGGGTCAGGCCGTACTGAAAAGCCCGGAAGACGCGGAAGCCGCCTGGGAATCCATCGGCCATTCACGGCTGATGGTAGAAAAATTTGTCGAATTCAAGCGCGAAGTATCGATTATTGCAGTACGGGCTGAAGATGGCCAACTGGCCTTCTACCCCATCTCCGAGAACGTGCATCACGAGGGCATACTGCGCTACGCGATCGCTCCGGCACCCAGACTGGAAAAGCACGTTCAGGAAGATGCAGAGCGTTATATCAAAGCCCTGCTCAACGAACTGGACTACGTTGGAGTGCTGACGCTGGAGCTGTTTGATACGCCCACAGGCCTGGTAGCAAACGAAATGGCACCGCGAGTTCACAACTCCGGCCACTGGACCATCGAAGGTGCGATGACCAGCCAGTTCGAGAACCATATCAGAGCCGTCAGCGGCCATGCACTGGGCAATGTCGCACCACGCGGCCTCAGCTGCATGATCAACATTATCGGTGAACACGGGGATATAGAGCGACTGCTGGAACTGCCCTACGCTCACGTTCATCTTTATAGCAAAGCCGAGCGGCCCGGCCGAAAACTCGGCCACGTCAACGTTTTAGCTGACAGCTACGAAGAAATGGTCTGGCGGGTCAGGAACTGCGTGCAGTTTCTGCCTGGCAGTCCCGAGTTCAACAGCACACTGACCCCTAAGAGCTGA
- a CDS encoding 3-oxoacyl-ACP reductase, which yields MSDIYLKLVNTPIGKTAAQSLGLPSPVPLKRLRRADQPFIEGNVLVGAGNGGKAITAIGSVLSASAATLYSASGKATLEDSSKAGSKAQAWELTSDTQTKLSALVFDATGLKSSEDLRALYDFFHPTIKKLGMNARVLIVGQDPATCRKASQAAAQQALEGFTRSVGKEAGKKGATANLLWMAPNAEKQLESSLRFFLSARSAYVSGQTVRIGKAADAPTVNPVAPLTGKVALVTGASRGIGASIAQTLARDGATVIGLDIEAAMDELEQVVHTINGKALSCDITAKGAPAKIADFIEEHFGGVDLLIHNAGITRDKTLGKMPEHFWDMTIAVNLTAEEHINEELMGRELLRESGRILCISSISGIAGNFGQTNYATAKSGVIGYVNAMARQVRNGITINAVAPGFIETRMTAAMPITLREAGRRMNSLSQGGQPVDVAETIAWLCSPASGGVNGNVVRVCGQSLIGK from the coding sequence GTGTCTGACATCTACCTCAAACTGGTTAATACTCCGATCGGCAAAACCGCCGCTCAATCCCTTGGCCTGCCCTCTCCCGTACCGTTAAAACGACTCAGACGCGCAGACCAGCCATTTATTGAAGGCAATGTACTGGTTGGGGCAGGTAACGGCGGCAAAGCCATAACGGCAATTGGCAGCGTGCTCAGCGCCAGCGCCGCTACTCTTTATAGTGCCAGCGGCAAAGCAACGCTTGAAGATTCGTCAAAAGCCGGCAGCAAGGCACAGGCGTGGGAACTGACCTCAGACACCCAGACAAAACTCTCAGCTCTGGTATTCGACGCAACCGGCCTGAAAAGCTCTGAAGATTTACGCGCCTTGTACGATTTCTTCCACCCCACTATCAAAAAGCTCGGCATGAATGCCCGTGTTTTGATTGTAGGCCAGGATCCGGCCACTTGCCGCAAAGCCTCCCAGGCTGCGGCACAGCAGGCTTTGGAAGGCTTTACTCGCAGCGTTGGCAAAGAAGCAGGCAAAAAAGGAGCAACCGCCAACCTACTCTGGATGGCACCCAATGCAGAAAAGCAACTGGAGTCCAGCCTCCGCTTCTTTCTGTCTGCCCGGTCCGCCTATGTATCCGGCCAGACTGTACGTATTGGCAAAGCTGCTGATGCACCAACAGTTAATCCGGTTGCACCGCTTACCGGCAAAGTGGCACTGGTAACAGGCGCCTCAAGGGGGATCGGCGCATCCATTGCGCAAACTCTCGCCCGGGACGGAGCCACTGTCATTGGACTGGACATTGAAGCGGCCATGGATGAGCTCGAACAAGTAGTTCACACTATTAATGGCAAAGCTCTTTCCTGCGACATTACTGCCAAAGGAGCTCCTGCAAAGATTGCGGACTTTATAGAAGAGCATTTTGGTGGCGTGGACCTGCTCATTCACAACGCGGGCATCACCCGTGACAAAACACTGGGCAAGATGCCCGAGCATTTCTGGGATATGACCATCGCGGTTAACCTCACGGCCGAGGAACACATCAATGAGGAACTGATGGGGCGGGAATTACTTCGCGAAAGCGGACGTATCCTGTGCATATCCTCCATCAGCGGCATCGCCGGAAACTTCGGACAAACCAACTACGCAACAGCTAAATCCGGTGTAATCGGCTACGTAAACGCCATGGCCCGTCAGGTCAGGAACGGCATTACCATAAATGCAGTAGCCCCGGGCTTTATTGAAACCCGGATGACAGCAGCCATGCCTATAACATTGCGCGAAGCCGGACGGCGCATGAACAGCCTGTCTCAGGGCGGCCAGCCGGTAGATGTCGCAGAAACCATTGCCTGGCTTTGCAGCCCCGCATCCGGTGGCGTCAATGGAAACGTTGTGCGGGTTTGTGGCCAGTCACTAATCGGAAAATAA